In Lewinellaceae bacterium, a single window of DNA contains:
- a CDS encoding response regulator — MPAYTSFFTLALLFFYLFPACCQAQDAALIRLPFDDPLSEEHIRAIVQDHKGLIWMATADGLVKYDGYQYKFFRNNPLDSTSLGMNYVTCLVADRQRPLLWVGTENCFSKFDLQTETFTNYFPRPGRPGSLPGARIVTMDQDLDGNIWIGSQNGGAIRFDPGAETFRLFPEDPNNPHRIVQGQNSIVMLDGNGMAWAMNEQSRLIQIDPQTWIGKALPDSLGQPLFGFPPLCRDKNGNLFLFTTNGIFKYTVQTSQLTQLPFSPKQWNDLPYGEASWEKTSIMAPLADSLGRLCWGTQLGGYYFYNLLNNELTYIGSGRQDPKKLQGAQVWASFEDATGAIWLGLWKGGYNRLDPYRKKMEFQAFQYTVGEESKEAAVWRITQDSLGTFWALAFHAGLAEWYPAEDRVVFHPHLERQRPGAVDFSRVIKPIGNGKAWVFYSEANPYLFDNETNTYSRLQLFPSGFSRPLFFSHPSHLWFDSPEGPKKYDMQQGKFIQSLDLAAFQVETGTSPFFEGIILEDPDGYLWLGNTPKGLEKIGLKKKQVFRYRYESHQQKGFSSDGVQSLHLDQKGNLWIGTYGGGLIKLDAAEKSRPAPRFRHFREYNSDIASDRVYAILEARDGSLWMSTHLGISRFDPETEQFKNYDHTVTGQIFQFTDSKYKGQDGRLYFGGNRGVTYFHPDSIRLNYHVPEIVITGFFISNVPVPVKGSFADTLDWDTPLTRHISYTRSITLPYWQNDLSFAFSALSYSQPKGNQYAYMLEGYRGEWVETDADNRLASFTNLDPGRYTFRVKGANADGAWNEAGATLRITILPPWWDTCWAYILYAAAALAIIFGLFRFQLRRRLALAEARRLQELDAFKTRFYTNITHEFRTPLTIILGLTDQIKNQVSEQVKGHLGIIGRNGRQLLRLVNQLLDLSKVESGHLKLDMEQGDIITYLQYLMESFHSYAESRNIRLHFLSGPKEFYMDYDPARLMHIISNLLSNAIKFTPEGGNVYCSVEVLEGQEKLQIAIKDTGIGIPAEQLPFVFERFYSPPQSPQRGAGAGVGLALSKELAKLMDGDIAVKSELGKGSEFTLTMPVNRRQAKKTNQAVRPDMAIPPEAPALPPEQQSGKPLMLIVEDNPDLVRYLTGCFKSAYNLEFAYNGGQGFEKATTLVPDIIITDIMMPEMDGFELCVQLKRHQLASHIPIIMLTAKADVDSRLAGFRRGADAYLAKPFLQEELEVRIKALLEQRRQLQAYYRSQAGLFPTKALPAAPSDEEANQEKAFLESVNQAIEANLKNTAFTVEQLAQGLFVSPSSLYRKLTALTGMNPNRYIRSLRLAHARELLRKTAHPVSYIAFETGFRDARYFSRAFKQDFGMTPTAYRKDNIS, encoded by the coding sequence ATGCCAGCGTATACTTCATTTTTCACCTTGGCTTTGTTGTTTTTCTACCTCTTTCCGGCTTGCTGCCAGGCGCAGGATGCCGCCCTTATCCGGCTACCCTTTGACGATCCGCTTTCGGAAGAACACATCCGGGCCATCGTTCAGGACCACAAGGGGCTGATCTGGATGGCCACGGCCGACGGCCTGGTTAAGTATGACGGTTATCAATATAAATTTTTTCGCAACAACCCATTGGATTCTACGAGCCTGGGGATGAACTATGTCACCTGCCTGGTGGCAGACCGCCAACGCCCCCTGTTGTGGGTGGGCACGGAAAATTGCTTCAGCAAATTCGACCTGCAAACAGAAACTTTCACCAATTACTTTCCCCGCCCCGGCCGCCCGGGAAGCCTTCCCGGAGCAAGGATCGTCACGATGGATCAGGACCTGGACGGGAACATCTGGATCGGCTCGCAAAATGGAGGCGCCATCCGGTTTGACCCCGGGGCTGAAACTTTCCGGCTTTTTCCCGAAGACCCGAATAACCCTCACCGCATCGTACAGGGCCAGAACTCTATAGTAATGTTGGATGGCAATGGGATGGCCTGGGCCATGAACGAGCAATCCCGGCTCATTCAAATTGACCCCCAAACCTGGATAGGCAAAGCACTTCCCGATTCGCTGGGCCAGCCCTTGTTTGGCTTTCCACCCCTATGCAGGGATAAAAATGGCAATTTGTTTTTGTTTACCACCAACGGCATTTTCAAGTATACCGTCCAAACCAGCCAACTCACGCAGCTGCCTTTTAGCCCAAAACAATGGAATGATCTGCCCTACGGCGAAGCTTCCTGGGAAAAAACCTCCATCATGGCACCTTTGGCCGACTCACTGGGGCGCTTGTGCTGGGGCACCCAACTCGGCGGCTATTATTTTTACAACCTATTGAACAATGAACTCACCTACATCGGCAGCGGCCGCCAGGACCCCAAAAAACTACAAGGGGCGCAGGTTTGGGCTTCCTTTGAAGACGCCACCGGAGCGATATGGTTGGGCCTTTGGAAGGGTGGTTATAATCGCCTGGACCCCTACCGAAAGAAAATGGAATTCCAAGCCTTTCAATATACGGTGGGTGAGGAAAGCAAAGAGGCTGCGGTATGGAGGATCACCCAGGATAGCCTCGGTACGTTTTGGGCCCTGGCCTTCCACGCGGGCCTGGCCGAATGGTATCCGGCGGAAGATCGGGTAGTTTTTCATCCCCACCTCGAAAGGCAGCGCCCCGGAGCCGTAGATTTTTCCAGAGTGATTAAACCCATCGGAAATGGAAAAGCGTGGGTCTTCTACTCTGAAGCCAACCCCTACCTGTTCGACAACGAAACGAATACCTACTCCCGGCTTCAGCTTTTTCCCTCCGGTTTTTCTCGGCCTCTGTTTTTTTCTCATCCCTCCCATCTATGGTTTGACAGTCCGGAAGGCCCCAAAAAATATGATATGCAACAAGGAAAGTTCATTCAATCTCTGGATTTGGCGGCCTTCCAGGTAGAAACGGGAACCAGCCCTTTCTTCGAGGGCATAATCCTGGAAGACCCCGATGGTTACCTTTGGTTGGGCAACACTCCGAAGGGGCTGGAAAAGATCGGCCTGAAAAAAAAGCAAGTCTTCCGCTACCGGTATGAGAGCCATCAGCAGAAGGGGTTTAGTTCTGATGGTGTCCAATCTCTGCACCTGGATCAAAAAGGAAATTTATGGATAGGGACTTATGGCGGGGGGCTGATCAAACTGGATGCGGCGGAAAAGAGCCGTCCCGCTCCCCGCTTTCGGCATTTCCGGGAATACAATTCCGATATCGCCTCCGACCGGGTATACGCTATTTTGGAGGCCCGGGACGGATCGCTGTGGATGAGCACCCACCTTGGAATCTCCCGCTTCGATCCGGAGACGGAGCAATTTAAGAATTACGATCATACGGTAACCGGCCAGATCTTTCAGTTTACCGATTCCAAATACAAAGGGCAGGACGGTAGGCTATACTTTGGCGGCAACCGCGGCGTCACCTATTTCCATCCGGACAGTATTCGCCTGAACTACCACGTACCCGAAATTGTCATCACAGGCTTTTTTATCTCGAATGTGCCTGTGCCGGTAAAGGGTTCTTTTGCCGACACTTTGGATTGGGACACTCCCCTCACCCGCCACATATCTTATACCCGTTCCATCACGCTGCCCTACTGGCAGAACGACCTGTCGTTTGCCTTTTCCGCACTCAGTTATTCCCAGCCGAAAGGAAATCAATACGCCTATATGCTGGAGGGGTATCGCGGTGAATGGGTCGAAACCGATGCGGACAACCGCCTGGCTAGTTTTACCAACCTCGATCCCGGCCGCTACACTTTTCGGGTGAAAGGCGCCAATGCGGATGGGGCCTGGAATGAAGCAGGAGCTACACTGCGGATAACCATCCTGCCGCCCTGGTGGGACACCTGTTGGGCGTACATCCTCTACGCAGCGGCTGCTCTGGCTATAATTTTCGGCCTATTCCGCTTCCAGCTTCGCCGCCGCCTGGCCCTTGCCGAAGCCCGGCGCCTTCAGGAGTTGGATGCGTTCAAAACCCGTTTTTATACCAACATCACCCACGAATTTCGCACGCCCTTAACCATCATACTGGGCCTAACCGATCAGATAAAGAACCAGGTGAGCGAACAGGTAAAAGGCCACCTGGGGATCATCGGCCGCAACGGCCGGCAACTGCTCCGGCTGGTCAACCAGCTACTGGACCTTTCCAAGGTGGAATCCGGCCACCTGAAACTGGACATGGAACAGGGCGACATCATCACCTACCTGCAGTACCTGATGGAATCCTTCCATTCCTATGCGGAAAGCAGAAATATCCGCCTCCACTTCCTGAGCGGCCCGAAGGAGTTTTATATGGATTACGACCCCGCCCGGCTGATGCACATCATTTCCAACCTCTTGTCCAATGCCATTAAGTTCACGCCGGAAGGCGGAAATGTCTATTGCTCGGTGGAAGTGCTGGAAGGGCAAGAAAAGCTGCAGATCGCGATTAAGGATACCGGGATCGGCATTCCGGCCGAGCAGTTGCCGTTTGTTTTTGAGCGGTTTTATAGCCCCCCTCAGTCTCCTCAAAGGGGGGCTGGAGCCGGAGTCGGCCTCGCCTTATCCAAAGAGCTGGCCAAACTTATGGACGGGGACATCGCCGTTAAAAGTGAGCTGGGTAAAGGCAGTGAATTCACCCTTACCATGCCAGTAAACAGGCGACAGGCAAAAAAAACAAACCAGGCTGTCCGGCCGGATATGGCAATACCGCCAGAAGCACCCGCTCTGCCACCGGAACAACAATCCGGCAAACCGCTGATGCTGATCGTTGAGGATAACCCGGACCTGGTGAGGTACCTGACCGGGTGCTTCAAATCGGCGTACAACCTGGAGTTTGCCTACAATGGGGGCCAGGGCTTTGAAAAGGCCACCACCCTGGTGCCCGACATTATTATTACCGATATAATGATGCCGGAGATGGACGGTTTTGAACTCTGCGTACAGTTGAAGCGCCACCAACTGGCCAGCCATATTCCCATCATTATGCTGACGGCAAAGGCGGACGTAGATTCCCGCCTGGCAGGGTTCAGGCGGGGAGCAGACGCCTACCTGGCAAAGCCCTTCCTCCAGGAAGAACTGGAAGTCCGCATCAAAGCGTTGCTGGAGCAACGGCGGCAACTACAGGCCTACTACCGTTCACAGGCCGGCCTTTTCCCAACAAAAGCCCTTCCGGCGGCCCCTTCCGATGAAGAGGCCAACCAGGAAAAGGCATTTCTGGAAAGTGTCAATCAGGCCATTGAGGCCAACCTCAAAAATACAGCGTTCACCGTCGAGCAACTGGCCCAGGGCCTCTTCGTCAGCCCTTCCAGCCTGTACCGTAAGCTCACCGCCCTCACCGGCATGAACCCCAACCGTTACATCCGGTCTCTCCGCCTGGCCCACGCCCGCGAACTGCTCCGAAAAACGGCACACCCCGTATCTTATATTGCTTTCGAAACCGGCTTCCGGGACGCCCGGTACTTTTCCCGTGCTTTCAAACAAGATTTCGGCATGACTCCGACGGCATACCGCAAGGATAACATTTCTTAA
- a CDS encoding DUF5602 domain-containing protein, translated as MKSYKFINLKLAVGSMFFLFLIALAWTGCKDDTPNPCDNVVCQNGGSCVDGNCNCPEGFSGNFCEEVDFPYDAGKYVSQMSDFGDGIVQSWVEVDGDGNPIAIGLTMNEEALTNLGGRKEVSLQMPEQAANTLFEHVVLSWSSTGHQPAPEYRPPHFDFRFYMISEDERSGIQINDFETSPVPPRILPADYANFDGGNGNGFSVFFVGVSWSDSMAPEWNGGEFTHSFVYGSHMTNIVFMGPHITEAYLLTNPNATVDIKQPQEVRRPGYYPTKYSIRYDADKQEYEVALENFVKRD; from the coding sequence ATGAAATCTTACAAGTTTATAAATCTGAAATTGGCTGTCGGGAGCATGTTTTTTCTTTTCTTGATTGCCCTGGCCTGGACAGGCTGCAAAGACGATACACCCAATCCTTGTGACAATGTCGTCTGCCAGAACGGCGGAAGTTGCGTAGATGGCAATTGCAATTGCCCAGAGGGATTTTCCGGCAACTTTTGTGAAGAAGTGGACTTTCCCTACGATGCTGGGAAGTACGTCAGTCAGATGAGTGACTTTGGAGATGGAATCGTCCAGTCGTGGGTGGAAGTGGATGGAGATGGCAACCCCATAGCTATAGGCCTCACTATGAACGAAGAAGCGCTAACTAACCTGGGCGGAAGAAAAGAGGTCTCTTTGCAGATGCCTGAGCAGGCAGCCAATACCTTATTTGAACATGTTGTTCTAAGCTGGAGCAGTACTGGACATCAGCCGGCACCTGAGTATAGGCCCCCCCATTTCGACTTTCGCTTCTATATGATTTCCGAAGATGAACGGAGTGGCATACAAATAAATGATTTTGAAACTTCACCGGTGCCCCCCAGAATTCTGCCTGCTGATTACGCCAATTTTGATGGTGGAAATGGAAATGGGTTCAGCGTCTTTTTTGTGGGGGTAAGCTGGTCTGATTCGATGGCCCCGGAATGGAATGGAGGTGAGTTCACACACTCTTTTGTCTATGGCTCACATATGACAAACATCGTTTTTATGGGCCCGCACATTACCGAAGCATATTTGCTGACCAACCCCAACGCTACCGTTGATATTAAACAGCCACAAGAAGTAAGGCGCCCTGGTTATTACCCGACGAAGTACAGCATCCGGTATGATGCCGACAAGCAGGAATATGAAGTAGCACTAGAAAATTTTGTCAAACGAGATTAA
- the lgt gene encoding prolipoprotein diacylglyceryl transferase: METLLAYITWDASPEIVKIGPLTLRWYGLLFALGFLLGLYIVRAMFRAEKEPEEWLDQIFIYMVVGAVVGARLGHVFFYDWEYYSEHLSEIPAVWKGGLASHGGAIGIIIALWIFSARTAKRSVLWILDRVVVPTALAGCFIRLGNLMNSEIVGTPSDAPWAFLFVRAYPPDLADEPRHPVQLYESISYLLSFFLLYWAYWKTSAKEKLGRMFGLFLVLVLGVIRFSLEFFKTSQGGFETAFGGTLSTGQLLCIPFFLVGLYFIFRPGKANGKKKTVRP; encoded by the coding sequence ATGGAAACCCTACTCGCCTACATTACCTGGGATGCTTCTCCCGAAATCGTCAAGATCGGCCCGCTGACGCTGCGTTGGTACGGCCTGCTATTCGCCCTGGGCTTTCTCCTGGGCCTGTACATCGTCCGCGCCATGTTCCGAGCGGAGAAAGAACCGGAAGAATGGCTGGACCAGATTTTTATTTATATGGTGGTAGGCGCCGTTGTCGGCGCCCGCCTGGGGCATGTCTTCTTTTACGATTGGGAATACTATTCCGAACACCTCTCCGAGATTCCCGCCGTCTGGAAAGGCGGGCTGGCCAGCCACGGGGGCGCCATCGGCATCATCATCGCCCTATGGATTTTTTCCGCCCGCACCGCCAAACGCTCGGTCCTCTGGATACTAGACCGGGTCGTGGTGCCCACCGCCCTGGCCGGCTGCTTCATCCGCCTGGGCAACCTGATGAACTCCGAGATCGTGGGCACGCCCTCCGACGCCCCCTGGGCCTTCCTCTTCGTCCGCGCCTACCCTCCCGATTTAGCCGACGAGCCCCGCCACCCGGTGCAATTGTACGAGTCTATCAGTTACCTGCTCTCCTTTTTCCTGCTGTACTGGGCTTACTGGAAGACTTCGGCCAAGGAAAAGCTGGGCCGCATGTTCGGGCTGTTTCTGGTATTGGTCCTCGGCGTCATCCGCTTTTCGCTGGAGTTCTTTAAGACCAGCCAGGGTGGGTTTGAAACGGCGTTCGGCGGTACGCTCAGCACCGGGCAGTTGCTGTGTATTCCTTTCTTTTTGGTGGGGTTGTATTTTATTTTTCGGCCGGGGAAAGCCAATGGGAAAAAGAAAACTGTGAGGCCGTAA